A section of the Aythya fuligula isolate bAytFul2 chromosome 9, bAytFul2.pri, whole genome shotgun sequence genome encodes:
- the LOC116492441 gene encoding electron transfer flavoprotein subunit alpha, mitochondrial-like, translating to MLRAVMAQGARRVTSLLQRFQSTLVIAEHNNETLTPVTLNAITAAKRLGGEVSCLVAGTSRDKIAQELSKVQGVAKVLVAQHDVYKGFLAEELTPLVLATQKQFNYTHICSGASSFGKNLIPRVAAKLDVAPISDIIEIKSPDTFVRTIYAGNVICTVQCDEVVKVLSVRGTSFEAAPTSGGSASVEKVTPPPPVGLSEWTEQKLTKSDRPELTSAKVVVSGGRGLKSGENFKLLYDLADQLYAVVGASHAAVDAGFVPNDLQVGQTGKIVAPELYIAVGISGAIQHLAGMKDNKTIIAINKDPEAPIFQVADYGLVADLFQAVPEMKELLKKK from the coding sequence ATGTTGCGGGCGGTCATGGCGCAGGGTGCGCGGCGGGTGACATCACTGCTCCAGCGGTTTCAGAGTACGTTGGTCATAGCAGAACACAACAATGAGACTCTAACACCCGTTACACTAAATGCCATCACTGCAGCAAAACGTCTTGGAGGTGAAGTTTCTTGTTTGGTAGCTGGTACCAGCCGTGACAAGATAGCACAAGAACTCAGCAAGGTGCAGGGTGTTGCAAAAGTTCTTGTGGCTCAGCACGATGTATACAAGGGATTTCTAGCAGAGGAGCTGACTCCCTTGGTTTTGGCAACTCAGAAGCAATTTAATTACACCCATATTTGctctggagcatcttcctttgGGAAGAATCTTATTCCCAGAGTGGCTGCTAAACTTGATGTTGCCCCTATTTCTGACATCATTGAGATTAAGTCACCAGACACTTTTGTGAGAACTATCTATGCAGGAAATGTCATTTGCACCGTCCAATGCGATGAAGTGGTTAAAGTGTTATCTGTACGTGGAACTTCTTTTGAGGCTGCACCAACAAGTGGTGGTAGTGCCAGTGTAGAAAAAGTAACCCCTCCCCCACCTGTTGGTCTATCTGAATGGACTGAGCAGAAGTTGACCAAAAGCGATCGACCAGAGCTTACCAGTGCAAAAGTAGTTGTATCAGGTGGAAGAGGCTTAAAGAGCGGTGAAAATTTCAAATTGCTGTATGATCTTGCGGATCAATTGTATGCTGTAGTTGGAGCTTCCCATGCAGCTGTTGATGCAGGCTTTGTTCCTAATGATCTGCAAGTTGGACAGACAGGCAAAATAGTAGCACCAGAACTTTATATTGCTGTGGGAATATCTGGAGCAATCCAACACTTGGCTGGGATGAAAGACAACAAGACAATCATTGCTATTAACAAGGACCCAGAAGCTCCAATTTTTCAAGTGGCAGACTATGGACTGGTGGCAGATTTATTCCAGGCAGTGCCCGAGATGAAGGAGCTCCTGAAGAAGAAGTGA